GGGTCCCCTGGGAGACCAGCCTCTCCTGTGCATCCCTTCACCCTGAGGGTCTGTCCTTCCTGCCTTCTCCCCTGATGTGGACGGCCGGCCATCCTGGAGTTGACTCTCTGGCCCCGTCCTAGCCACTTGAAGCAGTGCCAACCCAGGCCCCCCAACCTCCTGCTGGCCAAGTGCAGATTGCCAATGGAgggtccctcctcctccctcaggacCAGCCTGCTACTGAGGACGCAGCTTTCTCTGGGGTCCGGTGGCCACAGAGGTGTTTTCCTGGGCTGCATTTCAGTGGGGGAACAGGAGGGCATCTGAGGACCTTGTGGGtggacatttttcatttaaacattCATGTGTTTATTTCCATGTATGAAATGTGTCAGTCGCTCATCAAGGCCACGAGTGTCACTTGCTTCTTCCCTTCTTGGGTATAGGCCGTTGTTAGGCCAGACTtgatttaaataaaggaaaacctGACAGCCAGTGTGGGGACGTGACGCAGATGCCAGGGGCTCCTGGCTCCTGAAGTTTGGGGGCTCAGGCCTGAAGGCATCGTGGAAAGCCGCCCCTGCCACTGTCCAGCTGGCGTCACTAGCCAGTAGGTCACTGCTGCTCCCCCGGGTTAGAACATGGACCCTGAGGTTTTGTTTTGAAATCAGAGGGGGCATATACATTTCCCACCTTAGGAGAAATGTTCAGTGTTTTACAATGAAGAGCCCAAGAAGATGAATTGTTTTAACAACAAAAGAGCCCAAGTGCACCTGGAGGGGACTGGGACGGAGTCCTGGGCCTCTGCTGCTGCAGGACCCCCGGGGCCAGGGTGACCCCAGCACCCAGTTGGCGGGATGGGGCTGGACCCCAGGCCTCCTACTCCCTCCTCCCCTAAGCACCAGGTCCAGGGACCCCGGTGGGAACCCTCATTGCTGCACTGGTGATgccctggggaggggaaggggggacaTGGCTGGGGAAGGAACCAGTGTCCAGGATGAGGGCACGATGTGAATGCCTGCAGGGGTCAGAGGGCCACAAGGGAAGTAGACAGTGGTACAAACATGCTTTTGCATTTTAAACTTGGGCTGTGTGAACTTCCTGGGACTTTCAGAGGATTGCTTCTGTTTTTTCTTGAAACATCCACCTCTCAATGGCTTCCCCCTTCCCATTTTAACAGGCAAGGGCTGGAAATGCCTCTTTTTCCTGTCATCTACACCAAAAGCTAGCCATAGTCCAGTGGGATGCTTGGTGGCCAGCACAGTGTGTGGGAGGCCACTGGGAGCCTTGGGACTGGGCCACCTGCAGTCTACACTGTCTGGGGTGGGCAACTGCAGACCTAAGAGTTGAAgagatttttctagaaaaaaaagcaGCGAGGTTGCTAAGTGATAGCTCCCAGTGCGTTCAACTTCTTGGGGGCCAGGAGgctgcaggtgtgcaccatctGGACCGTGAGCTTGCACGGGCCAGGGGGCAAGCCGACCATCCCAGGGCAGGGCTAGGGCAGCCCAAAGCCCAGCTTGGTCCTGGTCTGTCCCCTGCAGATTACTGTGACCCACACCCTACTCTGCCCAGGTGGGTGATGTGTCTGTCACAGCCTTGGCAGCTTCCAGCCTGGGACGGGGCTGCAGTCCATGGTCTCATTTCCCACTGGGGCTGAAGGAGGGAATGGTTGCCTGTGGATGGACACCTAGCTGCACACAGAGCTGGGTACCTGTGGGCACCCATAGGCAGCACCCAGCCTACAACCAAGTAAAGACAGCTTCATTTGTAGGATGCTCCTTTgaatgtggttttaaaaaaaaaaaaattttaatttaaaacaaacaaagccCTGGATGGCAGATGGCGGTCTCGGCACTCTGGTGCTGCTGGCCTGGTCTGGGGAGGAGGTGAGGCCTGGGGGCAGGGGAAGCCTGGGCGGGCTCACTTTTTGCCCTTGCCCTTCTCCTTGCCTTTGCCCTTGCCCTTCTCCTTGCCCTTGCCCTTGCCCAGGCCCTGGCCCTTGCCCTTGACCTGGCCCTTGCCCTTGACCTGGCCCAGGCCCTTGCCCTTGACCTGGCCCAGGCCTTTGCCCTTGATCTGGCTTAGGCCTTTGCCCTTGCCCTTGCCCTTgactctcttcttcctcttggacTTGAGCATGGAGCGGACCAGGTAGCCCTTCCACACGGCCTGGATGAGCGTGGCGGCCCTGATCATGCGCAGCATCTCGCGCTCGGCCTCCATCCTCTTCTTGGCATTGACCTCCCTCTCGGCCAGGATCTGGGAGAACTCCTCCACCAGTACCGCGTGCCTCAGCTTCAGCTCCTCCAGCTGCAGCTTCTCCTCCTTGTGAATGAGGTCCAGGTCCTCGTACTCCTCCTGGGGGTCAGAGGCGGCAGGCCCCTCCTGCTGTGACAGATGCCCTCCaattcccctccctcttcctgtttCCTTCCAGCAACAGGACAAGGCTAGGTGGGCAAGGTCCCTGTCACAAGGAACCCACGACCCTTATTGGGCCATTTTTAGTTGGTTGGCTTTTcgaggctggggagggagccatgctgggcaggtgctgtaccactgagcgtGGACACCCCAGCCACAGGACCCTCACAGGGACTAGAGAAATGAGCTGTAGCCCCAAGGCGCCCCTCCCAGGGGCACTCAGTCAAATAGAAGGACAATGCCCCCTGGTTCTTGTGACAGCAGAGCTGGCCTTGAGCCACATGGGTTGATGTCATCTCCCCAGGCCTTCCTACCTCAGAAGTGGGTGGGCACTTGGGGATTCCCAAATCTGTAGGCTATGGgtccccagcccttcctgcaGTCCCTGCTCTGGGGACTGAAGCCCCTCCACTGCCTCTAGATCAGATGCAGCTCAGAATAGTAAAGTCCCTTGCTTCAGGTAACTCAGCTGATAAGTGACACTAAATTGGGACCTTCGGGTGACAGTGGGGACTTTCCTCACTGCTGAACCCAGCACCTGGTTCATCTCAGTGGAAGCCGGCTGAGTGACTGTGGTGGAGACATGTTTGTGGCTCCTGAGGTGGAGTACAGGATGTGGCCGCCAGGGGGCGCCGGGACCGCCAGCCCTCGGCGCAGGTGCTTCCCTTGGCTACGCAGCCCGGGGCCTTTCCTTGCCTGCTTTGGCCTCTCCGCCCAGCCTGGAGGAGCCCTTGAGACGACCTGCGGGGCTGCTCCGGGGACCATCCTGGGacctttcctccattcctcctattCCTCAAGGATCTGGCTTGGGAAGCCACTAGAAAGAGACTTAGTGACAAATACCTGCTTTTCACTCATCTCCGAGTCGTACTTCTGGATCCAGTTCTCGATTTCTGTCtccactttatattttttctagaaaaaaacccccacaaaagcCCACAGTCATGGTTTGATGGGATAATGCCGACCCGGACAGCCCTGAGCAATGCACGCAGGCCCCTGTGTGGCAGTGTTCTCCCACCTCTCCGCTCCGGCAGCCTCGtcctccatttcacagatgaggaaaccgaggctcagaccTGCTCACTCGCTTGCCTCAAGGGACAGAGCTAGTGGGTGGTCTGTCAGCAGTGGCTCCGAGGACACTCTAGGCAGGGGGAGCAGCAGGTgccaaggccctgaggtgggaacAGGCTTGAGGTGTTTAAGACACACTGAGCCTGCGTGGCTAGAACGGAGTGGCCAGGATGGGAGTGGTCCCTGACGACACCCAAGTGTCACTGAAGGGGTGACCATGAAGCTTTGGATTCTCAAATAAGGGAGAGGGGAAGCCACTGGGTGGATCTAGGTGCTTTTAGAGGATCAGCTCACAGGCATATGACAGAATGTTATTCAGCCAGAAAAAGGACTGAGGCAATGACACGTGCTACCGTGTGCTACCTTGAGGACAAGGTGCTGAGTGGCAGGAACCAGGGTGCCCAGGATCAGTGAATCCTAGAAGCAGAAAGGAGGCCCCTCTGCAGCCCCTGTGTCCCCGCCCGCGGGCACCTTCCTCAGCGCCTGCTCGGCCTCCCGGTTCTCCATGACCAGGTTGTGGTACTGTGAGCGAAGGGTCAGGATCTCCTGCTGGAGCTTGGCCAGCCTGGCCTGCGACGCCCGGGAGTCGGCCTTCTGCTGCTTCTCGGCCTCCTGCTTGGTGCGCAGGAGGCTGCTCTCGGAGAACTTGAGCACCTGGTGCAGGTGGTTTTTCAGTTCTTGGATCACAAAGTTCTCCTTCTCCACCTGCGCAGGATGGGAGGGCGGCAGTCACACCCACGCCATCACCAGCGGGCACAGGACAGGCACCACCCCTGCCCTTCCCTTGGGGCCCGGCATGCCACCTGCCACCCTCCTTGCTGAGTCCTGCTCCGGACCCATaaggggcagggacagggacattTGATGGCAGGGGAGGCCAGTGCTCTTGTGCACAGCTGCAGCGGCTCTTCAACACCCTGGGTCCCCACTGGACACCATAGGGCTGTGTCTGCCCGTGCTggcagcctggggctggggcagcgGCTGCAGGCTCAGAACTGACTCCCTGGGTGCACACCCGGGCAGGGCGACATGGGGAGCCTGTCCAGGGACAAGGCTTTGTGAGCGAGGTGTGGGTTTCAGGTTGGGCAGTGTGACCGGCACTCAGCACTCTTCTTGAGACTCCCCATGACATGCTTGACTGACACCGTCCCTCATTTTCCACTGATACTCAATGACATAGTGATGTGCCCATCTGGAAAAATGGCATTTGACCCCAGAGCTAGAAAATCCCATGCTGGCTCTACCACCTGGACGGGACCCACAAAGCTGGCTGTGGCCCTCGCCCTGTCCCTAGAATGGTGGCCTCTCCCATCTCACCTGCCCCAACTGAGGACCTCTGGGCCTTACCCTTCCCACCCCCAAATATCTACCCCCCATCATGCAGGCTCAGTGCCAGACACAGGAGACGGCCCCTGCttcctgcgggggggggggggggctagcCCCAAATCAGTAATCATACGGCTCCTCCGACACCTCCGACACCAGTAAGGACTGCGGGGCAGGGGCGGCTGCCTTGGGCCTAGGCTCTCTCGCCCCCTGGTCATGGTGGACAGGAGTGGAGGagtcctcacccccacccccacccccggctgCCTCCCGGAGACGCTGTGGTGCAGAGCATCTGACTGAGACTGTGCCCAGAGACAGGGGCCCTGTCCTGGCCTCTTTGTGCCGGGCGTGGCCAAGGCACAGGCCACTCTGACTGGCTGGGGCAGAGGAGGGCCCCTGGCTTCAGCTAAAAACACAGTCACCTCATAGGTGATCTAGATAGAAAGCCCAAGGTGTGGGCGGTCTGGTCTGAGGAAGGTGGTTCTCTGTGGGTGAGGTCCCTTCTTGACCTTCCCAGGGCTTCCGTCTCCCCCGCCCTGGCCTGGAGCAGGATCCCTGGGGTAGGCCACTCTCTGCCCTCTCTCCAGGCCCTTCTGGGTCCCCTCCCTGCTCACTGGCTCCCTGGGTTTCTGAGCCCTGCAGGCCTATTGCCACCTCAGGATCTAGGCACACACTGTCCCCACCTGGATCAGGGCTCAGCAAACTGAGGTCGGGGGTTCCAAACCCAGGAGGCCACCTGTGTTTGTGAGTAAAGTTTGATGGGCACACACTGCACAGAGCTGCTCTCAGGCAGAGTCACATGGAACGGTGGCAGCAGGGGCTGGGCGGCCACAAAccctgcttccctgctccccacGACTGACTCGAGGCTTCTGTGCCACGGGCTGGGTCTGCTCCCGCCTATCCCGCCTATCTCCAGTTCTGGGTCCCTGGCCCCTCTGGCCTCGCCCTGGTTCCATCCTTTAGCACCCTGTACTGGCCCTTCCTCGCACTTCCCAGCCTGATATTCACAAGCCTTtgccctccccgcccccccaccgTGCTGGGGGGGCTGTGACCCACCCttaggggaggagaggagaggagtggGGACCCTGCCCACCAGAGCCCGCAGCGTACCTCAGAGTCCCTGTTCTTCATCCTCGCGGTCAGCTCCGTCTCCAGAGCATCAATGACCTCTTGGTTCCTTCGGTGGCGCCTGGTGATGTCCTGGATGAACTGGGCTCTGTCCCTTGCCTCCATGGGACTGGTGAGGAGCCTCTCAAACAGGAAGCCCCGCAGCTCCTCCAGGCCC
This is a stretch of genomic DNA from Ictidomys tridecemlineatus isolate mIctTri1 chromosome 2, mIctTri1.hap1, whole genome shotgun sequence. It encodes these proteins:
- the Drc10 gene encoding dynein regulatory complex protein 10 — its product is MALDTLAVTPLHQGPSFSKMPLRTEAWQKPGNLVKPPVPSKSKLTTIEAKRIMSVLDEAIYKVELVTLLSYAITHPEALEGMPGEGVAAAVREHQDLCQVLLGTIGDLQEKELQLQAAEDEEAEEEAWFQDCLAATAQLKTSLQPQMQKVRDSSRDILRLLLTDPPAARLLRLQALGRSPEAQRFIEGLEELRGFLFERLLTSPMEARDRAQFIQDITRRHRRNQEVIDALETELTARMKNRDSEVEKENFVIQELKNHLHQVLKFSESSLLRTKQEAEKQQKADSRASQARLAKLQQEILTLRSQYHNLVMENREAEQALRKKKYKVETEIENWIQKYDSEMSEKQEEYEDLDLIHKEEKLQLEELKLRHAVLVEEFSQILAEREVNAKKRMEAEREMLRMIRAATLIQAVWKGYLVRSMLKSKRKKRVKGKGKGKGLSQIKGKGLGQVKGKGLGQVKGKGQVKGKGQGLGKGKGKEKGKGKGKEKGKGKK